DNA from Candidatus Methylomirabilota bacterium:
CTGCTACCAGAATGCTACCAAGTTTAGCCTTACCAGATCTTTCAAGAGGGCTACCGGGTGGCGAGGCGGACCAGGCGAGCCTCCTTGTCGAAGAGGGCCGTGGCGGCAGTGATAGTGATAGTGGAGAAGAGCAGAAGCATTCCGATATTGAAGGCCAGAGCAAAGTCGGGCCCGAGGGCCGTCCCGGGGACTCCGGGAAGGAGGGCGTGCTTGAAGAGATCGATCCCGTAGGCGAGGGGATTCGCATAGATAACCCACTGCAGCCCCGCCGGCAACAGCTTGACCGGATACAGCCCACCGCTCAGGAAAAACATCGGGAAGACCACGAAGTTCATTATCCCTGCAAAGTTCTCGAGCGAGTCGATCCGGGAGGCCAGGAGCAATCCGACTCCCGTGATGGTCACCGCCGTCAAAAGGATGTATACGACCAGGAGGATGATTTGCTGCAGGCCCAACGGAATCCCGATCAGCGGGGCCAAGCAGAGCAGGATGCCCGCCTGTAACAGGGAGAGCAAAGAGCCACTTGCGACCTTGCCACCCACGATCGTGAGCCGAGAGATGGGCGCAACCAGGATGAGCCGCATGACGCCGAATTCCCGGTCGTACACGGTCGAGAGGGCAGAGTGCATGGAGCTGAAGAGCACGACCATGCCGACGACGCCCGGAAAGAGGAACTGGAGGTATGAGATCCCTGGTGGTGTCTCGACGATCCGGTTGATGCCGACCCCCACAACGAAGAGCCAGAGGAGGGGTCGGGCCAGGGCACTGAGCAGACGCCCTCGCTGCCGGAAGAAGCGCTTGAACTCGCGCGTGACAATACTCTGAATCGGGCGGAGTGGAATCATGGTTCGAATTCCCGTCCTGTCAGATGGAGGAAAACTTCGTTCAGGGATGGGCGCTGGATATTGATCCCCGCGATTTTGTCACCACAGCTGCGGATCAGTCGTGGCAGGAACGCCTCACCGTCCATGACCTCCAAGAGGAGGCCGCGCTCGGTCAGTTGCGGTGAAATGTGGAACTCCTCGCGAATCGCCTGGGCCAGCTCGCTCAGCTGGTCGCTCCGGACCTGAACCACGTCCCCCTTGAACGCCTGTTTCAGTTCCTCGGGAGTGCCGAGAGCAATGAGGCGACCGTGATCAATGATCCCCACCCGGTTACAGTTTTCTGCTTCCTCCAGATAGTGGGTTGTCACAAAGAGGGTCGTCTCCTCCCGCTGGCGCAACGTGTCGAGGAATTGCCAGATCTGGCGCCGGGCCTGGGGGTCGAGGCCAATCGTCGGTTCGTCGAGAAAGAGGATGCGGGGCCGGTGCAGCACGCCACGCGCAATGTCGAGTCGCCGACGCAAGCCGCCGGACAGCTGCCTCGTCATCTGATCCCTCCGATCGCTCAGCTCGAACAGTCGCAGCATCTCGTCAATCCGCTCTCGCGCGAGCCGGGAGGGCATGTTCTGTAGGGAGCAGGCGAACCAGAGGTTCTCGTGCACCGTCAGGTCCTTGTCGAGGGTGCTCTCTTGGAAGACCAGGCCGATGGCCCGTCGGACCGCCCAGGCCTCCTTCACACAATCATGGCCCGCGACGCGGGCAGACCCAGCGCTTGGGCGGAGCAGCGTGCAGAGCATGTGGATCGTGGTTGTCTTGCCGGCACCGTTGGGTCCGAGGAAGGCGAACAGCTCACCCGGACGGACCTCGACGTTGAGCCCGTCCACCGCGGTGAGCTCGCCAAAGCGTTTGACCAGATTTTCCGTTACGATCGCGGGCACGCTTTCCTCACAAGCCCCACGAGATCAGTTTCGTCTCGAGAAAGCTTTCCAGACCCATTTGTCCGCCCTCCTTACCAATCCCGCTCGCCTTCCATCCGCCAAAGGGGGCCTGGACGGTTCCCGGGAAGGGGTCGTTGATCCCCACGACGCCGAACCGGAGCTGCTCCGCCATGCGAAAGACCCGGCTGACATCGCGCGTGAAGCAGTAGGCGGCCAATCCATACGGAGTGGCGTTCGCCGCCGTGATCACCTCTCCTTCCTCGGAAAAGGCGAGGAGGGGGGCGACCGGGCCAAAGATCTCTTCCTGCATGATCACCATCCGATTCGTGACACCGGTGAGCACGGTCGGCTCGAAATAAAATCCTCCGGCGAAGGCATCGCCCGCCAGGCGCCGACCTCCACACAGAACGGTGGCCCCCTTGCTGCGGGCATCTTCCACATGGTGCAATACCTTTTCGTAGCCCTCCTTATCGATCAACGGTCCGATCTTGACAGTGTCACCCTGTGGATCTCCCACCGTAAGCGCTTTGGCCAGCTCGGTAAATCGGGCTGCAAAGGGCTCGAAGATCCGCTCATGGACGTAGATCCGGTTCGCACAGACACAGGTCTGGCCGGCGTTTCGAAACTTGGACGCCACAGCGCCCTGTACCGCAGCCTCGAGGTCCGCGTCGTCGAAGACAATGAAAGGGGCGTGTCCACCAAGCTCCAATGTAAGTCGCTTGACCTGATCGGCGGCATGGCGCATCAGATATCGTCCGACTTCGGTCGAGCCGGTAAAGTTGATCTTGCGGACCGCAGGATGCTCCAAAAAGGCCTGACCGATTGCCTGGGCGTCTCCAGTTACCAGGTTTAGCACTCCAGGCGGCAGCCCGCTCTCCGCAAGGGCCTCGCAGACTGCGATGGCACTGAGCGGGGTGCGCTCATCCGGTTTGACCACGACGGTGCACCCGGTAGCCAAGCCTGGGCCGACCGGTCGGGTGATGGCTGCGGCGGGAAAATTCCAGATGGTAATGGCGGCGGCGACGCCGACCGGTTGCTGGATAGTGAGAAGCCGTTGCGACTGGGAAGAAGCGGGAATGGTCCGGCCGCCGATGCGTTTGCCCTCCTCGGCGGCAAAGTGCAGGAAGGCGGCCGTATACGCGATTTCTCCCCGCGCCTCGGTAATCGGTTTGCCGGACTCGGCCGTCAGGAGGCGAGCGAGCCGTTCGCGATCGGCAAGCAGTCGATCACCGGCACGCTGCAGGAGAGCTGCACGCTCCCCTGCCGATCGTGCTGCCCAATCCGAAAAGGCCGCGTGGGCTGCCTCGATCGCCCTGCGGGCCTCCGCGGCTCCACCGTACGGGACCTCCGCCAGCCGCTCGCCGGAGGCAGGATTGATTACCGGAAACGTTCGTCCGTCCTCCGCTGGGAGCCACTCGCCGCCGATCAACATCCGCGGGTCGCGGTTTAGCTGGTTTCCGTGCATCGTATCGGTCATTTCGGTTCCAAAAGCGACTTGAGAATCTCCAGCTCTTTGCGGACGTTGTCCACGAGTGTCTCAAACAAACCGGGGGCGGTCCCCGGCGGCTCGAATTGGGTGAAGATATAAAGCACTCCTTCTTCGGTCCGGACGAGACGGCTGGGGGAGCACCGGAACTTTCCGTCCCGGCCGAAATGAAAGTCGA
Protein-coding regions in this window:
- a CDS encoding ABC transporter permease, with product MIPLRPIQSIVTREFKRFFRQRGRLLSALARPLLWLFVVGVGINRIVETPPGISYLQFLFPGVVGMVVLFSSMHSALSTVYDREFGVMRLILVAPISRLTIVGGKVASGSLLSLLQAGILLCLAPLIGIPLGLQQIILLVVYILLTAVTITGVGLLLASRIDSLENFAGIMNFVVFPMFFLSGGLYPVKLLPAGLQWVIYANPLAYGIDLFKHALLPGVPGTALGPDFALAFNIGMLLLFSTITITAATALFDKEARLVRLATR
- a CDS encoding ATP-binding cassette domain-containing protein, whose translation is MPAIVTENLVKRFGELTAVDGLNVEVRPGELFAFLGPNGAGKTTTIHMLCTLLRPSAGSARVAGHDCVKEAWAVRRAIGLVFQESTLDKDLTVHENLWFACSLQNMPSRLARERIDEMLRLFELSDRRDQMTRQLSGGLRRRLDIARGVLHRPRILFLDEPTIGLDPQARRQIWQFLDTLRQREETTLFVTTHYLEEAENCNRVGIIDHGRLIALGTPEELKQAFKGDVVQVRSDQLSELAQAIREEFHISPQLTERGLLLEVMDGEAFLPRLIRSCGDKIAGINIQRPSLNEVFLHLTGREFEP
- a CDS encoding NAD-dependent succinate-semialdehyde dehydrogenase, whose amino-acid sequence is MTDTMHGNQLNRDPRMLIGGEWLPAEDGRTFPVINPASGERLAEVPYGGAAEARRAIEAAHAAFSDWAARSAGERAALLQRAGDRLLADRERLARLLTAESGKPITEARGEIAYTAAFLHFAAEEGKRIGGRTIPASSQSQRLLTIQQPVGVAAAITIWNFPAAAITRPVGPGLATGCTVVVKPDERTPLSAIAVCEALAESGLPPGVLNLVTGDAQAIGQAFLEHPAVRKINFTGSTEVGRYLMRHAADQVKRLTLELGGHAPFIVFDDADLEAAVQGAVASKFRNAGQTCVCANRIYVHERIFEPFAARFTELAKALTVGDPQGDTVKIGPLIDKEGYEKVLHHVEDARSKGATVLCGGRRLAGDAFAGGFYFEPTVLTGVTNRMVIMQEEIFGPVAPLLAFSEEGEVITAANATPYGLAAYCFTRDVSRVFRMAEQLRFGVVGINDPFPGTVQAPFGGWKASGIGKEGGQMGLESFLETKLISWGL